From the Halorussus salinus genome, the window GAACTGCTCGACAGAGGCCACGCAGTGACCTACCTGTCGAAGACTCCCGAGAGCGTCGAGCGCGTCTGCGACGCCGAGGAGTTGGCGGTCGTCTCGGTGCCGACCGAGGAGGAAGCCGACGACGACGAATCCGAAGCGGATGAGGACGCCGCGAGGCTCCTCGATGCGGCCCGCGAGGAGGGAATCGACGCCCTCGTCGTGGACCGCGGCGCGGTCGGACTGGAGACCCAGCGCGACCTCTCGGCGGCGCTCCCGCTCGCGCTGATACTCGACGGGGAGGGAGGGACGGTCGCCTGCGACCTCGTGGTCAACGGCCACCTCTACGCGACGGTCGAGGACTACGAGTTCGAGGGCGACGAGCCGGACTGGTGCGTCGGGAGCGACTACTACCTCCTCGACGCCGACCTCCGGCGACTCGCCGACCGGGAGGTGCCGTGGCGCGACCCGCCCGAGCGCGGCCTGATAACGATGGGCGGGAGCGACGTGGGGAACGCGACCCCCGACGCGGTCCGGGCCTTCGACGGGACCGGTCTCGAAATCGACGTTATCGTCGGGCCGGGATTCCAGAACGAGGAGCAAATCGACGCCGCGGTCCGAGAGACCGACGCGACGTTCGACGTGGTTCGGGACCCCGACGACCTCCCGCAGCGGATGTTCGAGGCCGACCTCGCGGTCACGGCGCTCGGACTCACCGTCTACGAGTTGCTCGCGCTCCGGACGCCCTTCGTCGGACTCCCGCAAGCGCCCGACCAGTATCCGAAGGTCGCCCCGCTCCGGGAGCGGGACGCCGGACTCGTCGTCGCGCCGGGCGACGACCGCGAGTTGGCCGACGCGGTCTCGACGCTACTGCACGACGCCGAGCGCCGCCGGACCTTCTTCGAGCGCGGCCGGGAACTCGTCTCCGGCGACGGCACCGCGGCGGTCGCCGACCGACTCGAAGAACTCGGGTGAGAACCGCGGTCGGCGAAAACCGGCCCGGCGCTACTCGTCCACCGGGTCGCCGGTCACGTCGTCCCACCGGATACCGCTTCCGGCGTCGAGGTCTCGGGTCGCTTCCCGGCCGACCACGGCGTCGAGGAACTTGGGTTCGACTCCGCGCTCGCGCTCGCCCGAGCGGAGCGCCGACACGGCGGACTCCTCGATGACCTCGCCAGCGTCGAGGTCTTCGGTCGCGTGAACCGTCCGCCGGGCCGACTCGTACCAGTCGCGCTCGACGGCTTCGACGCCGACCGACCCGTCGCCGAGCGCGACCTCGGCGTCCCGAATCGCGGTTATCATCCGGTCGAGTTCGTCGGGTTCGAGCGCGAAGGAGTGGTCCGCGCCCTCCAAGTCGCTGTCCAGCGTGAAGTGCTTCTCGACTATCGAGGCTCCCAACGCGACGGCGGCGGCGGGCGCGACAACCGGGTCGGTCGTGTGGTCGGAGTAGCCGACCGGCACGTCGAACTCCTCGGCGAGCGTGGCGACGGCGCGCACGTTCGCCGATTCGAGCGGCGTCGGATACGACGAGACGCAGTGCAGGAGCGCCACCTCCGAGGCTCCGGCGTCTCGCAGGACCGAGAGCGCGCTCCGCACGTCTTCGAGGTCGTGCGCACCGGTCGAGGCGACGACGGGTTTGTCGCGCTCCGCGACTCGCCGGAGGAACGGATGGTGGCTGAGCATGGACGAGGCGATTTTGAACGCCGGGACGTACTCGTCCAACTCGTCGAGCGCGCGCTCGTCCAGCGGCGTGGACATGAACAGCACGCCGCGGTCGTCGCAGTGGTCTCTCAGTTCCGGAATCCAGTCGTACGGCATCTCCATCTCGGCGACGAACTCCCGGAGCGACTGGTCGTCCCCGACGCTCCCGGCCTCCTCGGCGTACATCGTCTCGGCGCGGAAGTTCTGGAACTTGACGGCGTCCGCACCGGCGTCGGCCGCGGCGTCTATCAGCGACTTGGCCTGTTCCAAGTCGCCGTCGTGGTTCGACCCCGCTTCCGCGATGACGAAGGTCGGCCGGTCGGTCCCGATTGCGTGCCCCCCGATTTGCATGGCCTCTGATTCCACGACGAGCCACCAAAGCGTTGGGGGCCGCGGCGCGAGGAGCGGCCGGGGGAGTCGAGACCTACCCGTACACGTTCGAGAGTATCGCCTCCAGATTGACGATGCGATGGAGCTTCCGGGCCTCGTGGTACGTGGCGGTACCGCCGACGCGACCGAGCGCGGACTCGTAGCGAGTGCGGAGGTCGGCCGCCAGCTCGTCGTCGGACGCCATCGAGACGACGAGCGACTCGTCGGGGTCGAGTCGGTCGGCGTTGCGCCCGAGGAGGGGCAGGGGAAGGTCGGCTTTGTACGCCGACTCGGCGGCCATCTCGCGCTTCCTGTCGGCCACGCTGTCGAACGCGGCGTCCTG encodes:
- a CDS encoding PseG/SpsG family protein, which produces MHFGLRADGGPERGFGHLVRTRTLARELLDRGHAVTYLSKTPESVERVCDAEELAVVSVPTEEEADDDESEADEDAARLLDAAREEGIDALVVDRGAVGLETQRDLSAALPLALILDGEGGTVACDLVVNGHLYATVEDYEFEGDEPDWCVGSDYYLLDADLRRLADREVPWRDPPERGLITMGGSDVGNATPDAVRAFDGTGLEIDVIVGPGFQNEEQIDAAVRETDATFDVVRDPDDLPQRMFEADLAVTALGLTVYELLALRTPFVGLPQAPDQYPKVAPLRERDAGLVVAPGDDRELADAVSTLLHDAERRRTFFERGRELVSGDGTAAVADRLEELG
- a CDS encoding N-acetylneuraminate synthase family protein; its protein translation is MQIGGHAIGTDRPTFVIAEAGSNHDGDLEQAKSLIDAAADAGADAVKFQNFRAETMYAEEAGSVGDDQSLREFVAEMEMPYDWIPELRDHCDDRGVLFMSTPLDERALDELDEYVPAFKIASSMLSHHPFLRRVAERDKPVVASTGAHDLEDVRSALSVLRDAGASEVALLHCVSSYPTPLESANVRAVATLAEEFDVPVGYSDHTTDPVVAPAAAVALGASIVEKHFTLDSDLEGADHSFALEPDELDRMITAIRDAEVALGDGSVGVEAVERDWYESARRTVHATEDLDAGEVIEESAVSALRSGERERGVEPKFLDAVVGREATRDLDAGSGIRWDDVTGDPVDE